A genomic segment from Bacillus cereus G9842 encodes:
- the lysS gene encoding lysine--tRNA ligase produces MDNMNHEELNDQLLVRREKLHNLREQGIDPFGKRFERTNSTTDLVSLYGEFSKEELEEKEITVSIAGRIMTKRGKGKAGFAHIQDLHGQVQIYVRKDTVGDEEYELFTTADLGDLVGIEGKVFKTNVGELSVKATGFTLLTKSLRPLPDKYHGLKDVEQRYRQRYLDLITSMESRETFVTRSKIIREMRRYLDDNGYLEVETPMMHAIAGGASARPFTTHHNALDMELYMRIAIELHLKRLIVGGLEKVYEIGRVFRNEGVSTRHNPEFTMIELYEAYADYNDIMKLTENMVAHIAKKVLGTTTIQYGDYEINLEPEWTRLHMVDAIKQHSGADFWNPMSVEEARELAKEHNVEIKDTMEVGHIINEFFEQKVEDKLIQPTFIYGHPVEISPLAKKNDEDPRFTDRFELFIVAREHANAFTELNDPIDQKERFEAQLKEREQGNDEAHMMDDDYIEALEYGMPPTGGLGIGIDRLVMLLTNAPSIRDVLLFPAMRHKQD; encoded by the coding sequence ATGGATAACATGAACCACGAAGAATTAAACGACCAATTGCTTGTTCGTCGTGAAAAGCTACATAATTTACGTGAGCAAGGAATCGATCCGTTCGGTAAACGATTTGAACGCACAAATTCAACGACCGACTTAGTAAGTTTATATGGAGAATTCTCTAAAGAAGAATTAGAAGAGAAAGAAATCACTGTTTCTATCGCTGGTCGTATTATGACAAAACGCGGTAAAGGAAAAGCTGGATTCGCGCACATTCAAGATTTACACGGACAAGTTCAAATTTACGTTCGTAAAGATACTGTTGGAGATGAAGAGTACGAGTTATTTACGACAGCAGATTTAGGTGACTTAGTAGGTATTGAAGGTAAAGTGTTCAAAACAAACGTTGGAGAACTTTCAGTAAAAGCAACGGGATTTACGCTTTTAACGAAATCTCTCCGTCCGTTACCGGATAAATATCATGGATTAAAAGATGTTGAACAACGATACCGTCAACGTTACTTAGACTTAATTACAAGTATGGAAAGTCGTGAAACATTTGTTACTCGCAGTAAAATTATTCGTGAAATGAGAAGATATTTAGATGACAACGGTTATCTTGAAGTAGAAACGCCTATGATGCACGCGATTGCAGGTGGAGCATCTGCTCGTCCTTTCACTACGCATCATAATGCGTTAGATATGGAATTATATATGCGCATCGCAATTGAACTTCATTTAAAACGTCTTATTGTGGGCGGATTAGAAAAAGTTTATGAGATTGGCCGTGTATTCCGTAATGAGGGTGTATCAACTCGTCATAACCCTGAGTTTACGATGATTGAATTATATGAAGCGTACGCTGATTATAATGATATTATGAAACTAACAGAAAATATGGTTGCTCATATTGCGAAAAAAGTATTGGGTACAACAACAATCCAATATGGTGATTATGAAATTAATCTAGAACCAGAATGGACACGTCTTCATATGGTAGATGCAATTAAGCAACACTCTGGAGCGGATTTCTGGAATCCGATGAGTGTAGAAGAAGCGCGTGAGCTTGCGAAAGAACATAATGTAGAAATTAAGGATACAATGGAAGTTGGTCATATTATTAATGAGTTCTTCGAGCAAAAAGTAGAAGATAAATTAATCCAACCAACATTTATTTACGGTCATCCGGTAGAAATTTCGCCACTTGCGAAAAAGAATGATGAAGATCCACGATTCACAGATCGTTTCGAATTATTTATCGTTGCACGTGAACATGCAAATGCATTTACTGAGTTAAATGATCCGATCGATCAAAAAGAACGTTTTGAAGCGCAATTAAAAGAGCGTGAACAAGGTAATGACGAAGCACATATGATGGATGACGATTATATTGAAGCTCTTGAGTACGGTATGCCTCCTACGGGTGGATTAGGAATTGGTATTGATCGTCTAGTTATGTTATTAACAAATGCACCATCTATTCGTGATGTATTATTATTCCCTGCTATGCGCCATAAACAAGACTAA